The Nitrospirota bacterium region ATAACAGACGCCGAGGCAGTTCATCCGGGGTATGGTTTTTTAGCTGAAAATCCGCATTTTGCAGAGGCATGCATTACGTCAGGGATAACCTTTATCGGTCCCAGCTCGGAAAATATAAGGCTTGGAGGCGATAAGGCAAAGGCAAGGCAGATAATGAAGAGGAAAGGAATTCCTGTTGTTCCGGGAAGCGACGGACCCGTGCCTGATGAAGAAACAGCTTTAAAGATTGTAAAAAAAATAGGATATCCCGTCATCCTTAAGGCATCTGCCGGCGGCGGCGGCAAGGGGATGAGGATAGTAAATGAGGAAAATGAGCTGTCGCCGATGTTTCATATGGCGCAGAGGGAGGCGCTTGCCGCATTCGGCAACGGAGATTTATATATTGAAAAATACATCCCTGAAATAAGGCACATAGAAGTTCAGATACTTGCAAGCAATAAAGGCAGCATTATTCATCTCGGAGAAAGGGACTGCTCTATCCAGAGGCGCCACCAGAAGCTTATTGAGGAAGCGCCGTATGCTTTTGCAACCTCAAAATTCAGGAAGCGAATAGGCGAACTTGCAATAAAAGCCGCAAGGGCCATGAAATATAAAAACGCAGGCACAGTTGAATTCATTGTGGACAATGAAGGCAATATCTATTTTATGGAAATAAACACAAGGATACAGGTTGAACACCCAGTTACTGAAATGGTCACCGGCGTTGATATAATCAAGGAGCAGATAAAACTTGCCGCAGGCGAGCCGCTCTCAATTAAACAGCATGATGTCAAATTCTCCGGACACAGCATTGAGTGCAGGGTGAATGCCGAAGACCCTGAAAGATTTGTCCCGTCACCGGGCAAAATTATGCTTTTTATCCCCCCGGGAGGCCCCGGCGTAAGGGTTGACACCGCCGCATATTGCGGCTGGACCGTGCCGGCT contains the following coding sequences:
- the accC gene encoding acetyl-CoA carboxylase biotin carboxylase subunit, which produces MALFKKVLIANRGEIAIRVLRACRELGIKTVVIYSEIEKDALHVRFADESICIGPAPSAQSYLNIPAIISAAEITDAEAVHPGYGFLAENPHFAEACITSGITFIGPSSENIRLGGDKAKARQIMKRKGIPVVPGSDGPVPDEETALKIVKKIGYPVILKASAGGGGKGMRIVNEENELSPMFHMAQREALAAFGNGDLYIEKYIPEIRHIEVQILASNKGSIIHLGERDCSIQRRHQKLIEEAPYAFATSKFRKRIGELAIKAARAMKYKNAGTVEFIVDNEGNIYFMEINTRIQVEHPVTEMVTGVDIIKEQIKLAAGEPLSIKQHDVKFSGHSIECRVNAEDPERFVPSPGKIMLFIPPGGPGVRVDTAAYCGWTVPAHYDSLIAKLIVHGKNREEAIMRMRRALDEFVIEGIKTTIPFHKDILNNPDFLNGNFNTGFLEKNSRPETKQHQDT